In Arachis stenosperma cultivar V10309 chromosome 1, arast.V10309.gnm1.PFL2, whole genome shotgun sequence, one DNA window encodes the following:
- the LOC130941170 gene encoding uncharacterized protein LOC130941170: protein MANKNRLSSGSKYKVKRVHYCVLLALLVSLCVLGIVFHGRKISYFFRPLWDNPPKPFTRIPHYYAENITMDHLCHLHGWSLRSHPRRVFDAIIFSNELDMLDIRWHELQPYVSKFIILESNTTFTGIPKPHYFELNRERFAFAKEKTVHGTFPGKLAVQGSYEDPFLLEGRQRAAMNSLIRRAGISNGDILIMADTDEIPSPQTLKLLQWCDGIPPLMHLELKHYMYSYEFPVDYSSWRATAHVYSQHTQYRHSRQTDLMLADAGWHCSFCFRKMWEFVFKMTAYSHADRVRYKSFLSHSRIQDIICRGDDLFDMLPEEYTFKDIIKKMGSIPPSASAVHLPAYLIQNAHNFKFLLPGGCLRETQTPP from the coding sequence ATGGCAAATAAAAATCGATTGAGTTCTGGTTCTAAATACAAAGTAAAGAGGGTCCATTATTGTGTGTTGCTAGCATTATTGGTGTCATTATGTGTATTAGGGATTGTATTCCATGGTAGAAAGATTTCTTATTTCTTCAGACCCTTATGGGACAATCCTCCTAAACCCTTCACACGCATACCTCACTACTATGCTGAAAATATAACCATGGATCACCTCTGCCATCTCCACGGTTGGTCCCTTCGATCCCACCCTCGCCGCGTCTTCGATGCTATCATATTCAGCAATGAATTAGACATGCTTGATATAAGATGGCACGAGCTTCAACCCTATGTCTCTAAATTCATCATCCTCGAGTCCAACACCACATTCACAGGCATTCCAAAGCCTCATTACTTTGAATTAAACAGAGAAAGATTCGCATTCGCCAAAGAAAAGACTGTCCATGGCACCTTCCCGGGAAAACTTGCAGTGCAAGGATCATATGAGGACCCTTTTCTGCTGGAGGGAAGACAACGCGCCGCGATGAATTCGTTGATCCGGCGAGCAGGGATATCCAATGGAGACATCCTTATAATGGCTGATACAGACGAGATTCCAAGCCCACAGACACTGAAGCTTCTACAATGGTGTGATGGAATCCCTCCATTGATGCACCTTGAGCTTAAGCACTACATGTATTCGTACGAGTTCCCGGTGGACTACAGCAGCTGGCGAGCGACGGCACATGTGTACTCGCAGCACACTCAGTACCGGCACTCGCGGCAGACTGACCTTATGTTGGCAGATGCAGGGTGGCATTGTAGCTTCTGCTTCCGGAAAATGTGGGAATTTGTGTTCAAGATGACTGCATATAGCCACGCAGATCGCGTGAGGTACAAATCGTTCCTTAGCCATTCAAGAATTCAGGACATAATTTGCAGGGGTGATGATCTCTTTGACATGCTTCCTGAAGAGTACACCTTCAAGGACATCATCAAGAAGATGGGGTCCATTCCCCCTTCTGCTTCTGCAGTTCATCTTCCTGCTTACTTGATTCAGAATGCTCATAACTTTAAGTTCCTTCTTCCTGGAGGTTGCTTGAGAGAAACACAAACTCCACCTTAG